In a genomic window of Blastocatellia bacterium:
- a CDS encoding helix-turn-helix transcriptional regulator, translated as MEPSLDLTAGLTLLGAAQGLLLALALLGLKKADRTATRLLAAFMLVSAISMGGSLLVSTKYIFSYPHLTQVSAPFHFLFGPIIFLYVRGATSRGSRLRKRELLHLVPFALCAAYYLPLYLQSRAGKLDYLHAAFQNYPPAEWRIRSLLLVFQFLPYLALALFMFFAHARKVQIEPAAGRLNLLWLRTFIVMILIICGAGLFRLVFDFRAETMLLVPLCFSIMVYVAGYMALRHPEALAGRNEAPPPKKYEKSTLTPERAEAYLKKLLHVMETESLYRDGDLTLQKLSERLSIPINHLSQIINERLGQTFIDFISSYRVKEAQKMLADPAKKHYTVIAIAEEVGFNSKSAFNAVFKKQVNMTPSEYRKSASSKG; from the coding sequence TCTCTTGATCTGACTGCCGGTCTGACCCTCTTAGGAGCCGCTCAAGGGCTCTTATTGGCCTTGGCGCTTTTGGGCCTTAAAAAAGCCGACCGCACCGCCACCCGCCTGCTTGCTGCTTTCATGCTGGTTAGCGCAATAAGCATGGGCGGCAGCTTGCTGGTCAGCACAAAATACATCTTCAGCTACCCTCATCTTACGCAGGTCTCCGCGCCTTTCCATTTTCTTTTCGGGCCGATCATCTTCCTTTACGTCAGGGGCGCAACCTCAAGAGGATCGCGCCTTCGGAAGCGAGAGCTTCTACATCTCGTGCCGTTCGCCTTGTGCGCCGCCTATTACCTGCCGCTTTATCTTCAAAGCCGTGCAGGTAAGCTTGATTACCTGCACGCCGCGTTTCAAAACTATCCGCCCGCCGAATGGCGTATCCGGTCGCTGCTCCTGGTTTTCCAGTTCCTTCCCTACCTTGCCTTGGCGCTTTTCATGTTTTTTGCGCATGCTCGAAAGGTGCAGATTGAGCCTGCCGCCGGCAGGCTCAATCTGCTCTGGCTGCGGACTTTCATCGTCATGATTTTGATCATTTGCGGGGCCGGTCTCTTCCGTCTCGTCTTTGATTTTCGCGCCGAGACCATGCTCCTCGTCCCCTTGTGTTTTTCAATCATGGTATATGTGGCGGGCTACATGGCGCTCAGACACCCGGAGGCCCTGGCGGGGCGGAACGAAGCGCCGCCCCCGAAGAAGTACGAGAAATCAACCCTTACGCCGGAAAGGGCCGAAGCCTATTTGAAGAAATTGCTTCATGTAATGGAAACCGAGAGCCTTTATCGAGATGGCGACTTGACGCTGCAAAAACTTTCCGAGAGGTTGTCAATACCGATCAATCATCTCTCGCAAATCATTAACGAACGGTTAGGGCAAACCTTCATTGACTTCATCAGCTCGTACCGCGTGAAGGAGGCCCAGAAGATGTTGGCTGATCCGGCAAAAAAACATTACACGGTCATCGCCATCGCCGAGGAGGTCGGCTTTAACTCGAAATCGGCCTTCAATGCCGTGTTCAAGAAACAGGTTAATATGACCCCTTCCGAATACAGGAAGAGCGCCAGCAGTAAAGGCTGA